In Acidobacteriota bacterium, one genomic interval encodes:
- the hisZ gene encoding ATP phosphoribosyltransferase regulatory subunit: MSSLTKIPAGVQYFFDEEVKLRRHVERQAMAVFAGWSYDEIILPMFDYHDLFARGMGAEIAERTYRFTDRDGALLALRPELTSLVARTVATRFKAKPRPLRLCYSGEVFRYDEPSERAAREFHQVGVEHIGEPNIVADVEVLLVAAELLSTLGLNGFRIALSHADFFNGVSGYLELEAAQRAELRRLIDRRNSQALDTFLQQHAPSVEATRRAGFCRLTQLAGGEEVLAQAEQVLRNKRSLAAIAHLRAVYTTLAALGLAEHFDVDFGDTGGQEYYTGLLFKAYVPEWNVAVGTGGRYDKLIENFGAAEPAVGFSFALDALAGALSKHAPNGQMDTTALVQSINFNGDLAATFTRARTCRQAHQQVKISAQQ; encoded by the coding sequence ATGTCGTCACTCACCAAAATCCCGGCAGGCGTCCAATACTTCTTTGACGAAGAGGTGAAGCTGCGCCGCCATGTCGAACGCCAGGCGATGGCCGTGTTCGCGGGCTGGTCGTATGACGAGATCATCCTGCCGATGTTCGATTATCACGATCTGTTTGCGCGCGGGATGGGCGCCGAAATCGCCGAGCGCACGTACCGCTTCACCGACCGCGATGGCGCGTTGCTGGCGCTCAGGCCCGAACTGACGTCGCTGGTCGCGCGCACAGTGGCGACGCGGTTCAAAGCCAAGCCGCGCCCGTTGCGCCTGTGCTATTCGGGCGAAGTGTTCCGCTACGACGAACCGAGCGAGCGGGCGGCGCGTGAGTTCCATCAAGTCGGCGTCGAACATATCGGCGAACCGAACATCGTGGCAGACGTAGAAGTCCTGCTCGTTGCGGCAGAGTTGCTGAGCACGCTGGGGCTGAACGGCTTCCGCATTGCGCTCTCGCACGCGGATTTTTTCAACGGCGTGAGCGGCTATCTGGAGCTCGAAGCCGCGCAGCGCGCCGAGTTGCGCCGCCTGATTGATCGCCGCAATAGCCAAGCTCTCGACACCTTTTTGCAACAGCACGCGCCCAGTGTTGAAGCCACGCGCCGCGCCGGATTCTGCCGCCTGACGCAACTCGCGGGTGGCGAAGAAGTCTTGGCGCAAGCCGAACAGGTCTTGCGCAACAAACGTTCGCTGGCGGCGATTGCGCATCTGAGAGCGGTTTACACCACGCTCGCGGCGCTGGGTTTGGCCGAACATTTTGACGTAGATTTCGGCGACACAGGCGGGCAGGAGTATTACACCGGGCTGCTGTTCAAGGCTTACGTGCCTGAATGGAATGTGGCCGTCGGTACGGGCGGGCGCTACGATAAATTGATTGAAAACTTCGGCGCGGCGGAACCGGCGGTCGGCTTTTCCTTCGCACTCGATGCACTGGCTGGAGCGTTGTCAAAACACGCGCCGAACGGCCAGATGGATACGACGGCGCTGGTGCAAAGCATCAATTTCAACGGCGATTTGGCCGCGACGTTCACGCGCGCGCGCACCTGCCGCCAAGCTCATCAACAGGTAAAGATCAGTGCCCAGCAATAA
- the hisB gene encoding imidazoleglycerol-phosphate dehydratase HisB: MPRTATITRKTKETDISVTLNLDGGGQSTITTGIGFLDHMLDLFARHGLFNLTVECQGDLHIDDHHTVEDIAITLGQTFAQALGDKRGIVRYGAAYVPMDETLARAVCDLSGRAYLVHRVTNTREKIGDLSVELVEHFWHSFAEHCQCNLHIEVFYGSNQHHIIEAQFKAVTRALAQAVRVDERIEGVLSTKGTI; encoded by the coding sequence ATGCCTCGTACTGCGACCATCACACGCAAAACCAAAGAAACCGACATCTCCGTCACACTCAACCTCGACGGCGGCGGGCAAAGCACGATTACCACCGGCATCGGCTTTCTCGATCACATGCTTGACCTGTTCGCGCGCCACGGTCTGTTTAATCTGACGGTCGAATGCCAAGGCGACTTGCACATTGACGACCATCACACGGTCGAAGACATCGCCATCACGCTAGGCCAGACCTTTGCCCAGGCACTGGGAGACAAGCGCGGCATTGTGCGTTATGGCGCGGCCTACGTGCCGATGGATGAGACGTTGGCGCGCGCGGTCTGTGACCTGTCAGGCCGCGCTTACCTCGTTCACCGTGTGACAAACACACGCGAAAAGATCGGCGACTTATCGGTCGAATTGGTCGAACATTTTTGGCATTCGTTCGCCGAGCATTGCCAATGCAATCTGCATATCGAAGTGTTTTACGGCAGCAACCAGCACCATATCATCGAAGCCCAATTCAAAGCCGTCACACGCGCGCTGGCGCAAGCCGTCCGCGTGGATGAACGCATTGAAGGCGTGCTGTCTACGAAAGGAACAATCTAA
- a CDS encoding four helix bundle protein yields MAESLVKDTSYKFAVRVVRLYKYLTEEKREFILSKQLLRSGTSIGANVKEATQAESRADFIHKMAIALKEASETEYWLELLKETEYLDEAGFNSIYADCQELLKLLTAIIKSSKQNS; encoded by the coding sequence ATGGCAGAAAGTCTAGTAAAAGATACGTCGTATAAATTTGCGGTCAGGGTAGTACGGCTGTACAAGTATCTGACCGAAGAGAAGCGGGAGTTTATCCTCAGCAAGCAGTTACTTCGCTCGGGCACTTCGATTGGGGCGAATGTCAAAGAGGCCACGCAAGCTGAGTCGCGGGCTGACTTCATTCACAAAATGGCGATTGCGTTGAAAGAAGCTTCCGAGACTGAGTATTGGCTGGAACTGCTGAAAGAAACCGAATATCTCGACGAGGCCGGGTTTAATTCGATTTATGCTGATTGCCAGGAACTGCTCAAGCTACTCACCGCAATCATCAAATCCTCCAAGCAAAATTCATGA
- a CDS encoding ATP phosphoribosyltransferase, which produces MQEDALALFARAGIIVDESELKSRRLVIHSTDRRFSFVLVKPSDVPTYVEYGVADAGVCGRDVLIEARSDVHEPLDLKFGYCRIAVAGKREAVNEDYNLLATVRVATKYPRITTAYFQAKGVPIEIIPLQGSVELAPLLGLSDRIVDLVETGRTLKENGLEVIETITDTTARLIVNRASFHLKRAAVSALIEDLAKVL; this is translated from the coding sequence ATGCAGGAAGACGCGCTCGCCCTGTTTGCCCGTGCGGGCATCATCGTGGACGAGAGCGAACTCAAATCGCGCCGCCTCGTCATTCATTCGACCGACCGGCGTTTCAGCTTCGTGCTGGTCAAGCCGAGCGACGTGCCGACGTATGTGGAATACGGCGTCGCCGACGCGGGCGTCTGCGGGCGCGACGTGCTGATCGAAGCGCGCTCTGACGTACACGAACCGCTGGATTTGAAATTCGGGTACTGCCGCATCGCCGTCGCGGGCAAACGCGAAGCCGTCAACGAAGATTACAACCTGCTCGCCACCGTGCGCGTCGCGACCAAATACCCGCGCATCACGACCGCCTACTTCCAAGCCAAAGGCGTGCCCATCGAAATCATCCCGCTGCAAGGCTCGGTCGAACTCGCCCCGCTGCTCGGCCTTTCCGACCGCATCGTAGACTTGGTCGAAACCGGGCGCACGCTGAAAGAAAATGGCTTGGAAGTGATCGAAACCATCACCGACACCACGGCGCGGCTGATCGTGAATCGGGCGAGCTTTCATTTGAAGCGGGCAGCGGTGAGTGCGTTGATTGAGGATTTGGCGAAGGTTCTTTGA
- a CDS encoding HNH endonuclease, with product MSRTKVAEPIKQRVRQAAGNRCGFCLGEQRRILGILEIEHIIPLARGGTDEESNLWLSCSLCNCYKWTQTTALDPETFAVAPIFNPREQAWAEHFCWDESGANILGLTPIGRATVNTLRLNNPIAVEVRKGWVEAGWHPPKL from the coding sequence ATGAGCAGAACTAAGGTTGCGGAGCCAATCAAACAGCGTGTGCGCCAAGCCGCAGGCAATCGCTGTGGCTTTTGTTTGGGTGAACAGCGCCGCATCCTGGGCATCCTTGAAATCGAACATATCATTCCTTTGGCGCGCGGCGGCACAGATGAAGAATCGAACCTCTGGCTTTCATGCAGCCTTTGTAATTGCTACAAATGGACACAAACTACTGCGCTTGATCCTGAAACTTTTGCAGTTGCTCCAATATTCAACCCACGAGAACAGGCTTGGGCTGAGCATTTTTGCTGGGATGAATCCGGTGCCAACATACTTGGGCTTACGCCGATTGGGCGCGCCACGGTCAATACCTTACGACTCAATAACCCGATTGCAGTGGAAGTAAGAAAAGGTTGGGTAGAAGCGGGATGGCATCCGCCAAAGCTTTGA
- a CDS encoding YgiT-type zinc finger protein, with protein sequence MKQEQESAIVCSLCGQQKAHQVTRPQFVGKGKDLVIVENVPMISCRNCGHDYFSLEVARKLDRIRTKPREQTAQKSFAVAELV encoded by the coding sequence ATGAAGCAAGAACAAGAATCAGCAATCGTGTGCAGCCTCTGCGGGCAGCAAAAAGCCCATCAGGTCACCAGACCGCAGTTCGTCGGCAAAGGCAAAGACTTGGTGATCGTCGAGAATGTTCCCATGATTTCCTGCCGCAATTGCGGGCACGATTATTTTTCCCTTGAAGTTGCCCGCAAACTCGACCGCATCCGCACCAAACCACGTGAACAGACAGCTCAAAAGAGCTTCGCGGTAGCCGAACTTGTTTAA
- the thrB gene encoding homoserine kinase has translation MSKSEIIVPASTSNLGASFDTCGLALALYLRLEVEPQSGGFEIIPTGEGAASVPRDESNLMIRAARFAAEARRQTLPGARIRVDSQIPLARGLGSSSSAIIAGLSIYEALSGDRLSQADFFDFALHFEGHGDNLAPSTLGGLVVAVVKERTDYAGNERRSLLAVKRHWPEAVKLVLCIPNFEMETARMRAVLPQMVTRHDAIYNLQRAALLQAALSEGRFDLLNEALRDRLHQPYRAPLARGLSEVLKLNDETEKHPGLLGVAISGAGSTMIAFATDNCSAIAATMQARLAASGVETRALEVSVDNRGRMVE, from the coding sequence ATGTCCAAATCCGAAATCATCGTACCCGCTTCCACCTCCAACCTCGGCGCCAGCTTCGACACCTGCGGCCTCGCGCTCGCGCTGTACCTGCGGCTCGAAGTCGAACCGCAATCCGGCGGCTTTGAAATCATCCCGACTGGCGAAGGCGCGGCCAGCGTCCCGCGTGACGAATCGAACCTGATGATTCGCGCCGCCCGCTTTGCCGCCGAAGCGCGCCGCCAAACGCTGCCCGGCGCGCGCATTCGCGTGGACAGCCAGATTCCGCTCGCGCGTGGCTTGGGCAGCAGCAGCAGCGCCATCATCGCGGGGCTTTCGATTTATGAAGCCCTGAGCGGTGACCGCTTGAGCCAGGCGGACTTTTTCGATTTCGCGCTGCACTTCGAGGGGCACGGCGACAACCTCGCGCCCAGCACCCTGGGCGGCCTAGTCGTCGCCGTCGTCAAGGAGCGCACCGATTATGCGGGCAACGAACGCCGTTCGCTGCTGGCGGTCAAACGCCACTGGCCCGAAGCGGTCAAGCTGGTGCTGTGCATTCCCAACTTCGAGATGGAAACGGCCCGGATGCGCGCCGTGTTGCCGCAGATGGTCACGCGCCACGACGCGATCTACAATTTGCAACGCGCTGCGCTGTTGCAGGCCGCACTGAGCGAAGGCCGCTTCGACCTGCTCAACGAAGCCCTGCGCGACCGCTTGCATCAACCCTATCGTGCCCCGCTCGCGCGTGGTTTGAGCGAAGTCTTGAAGCTGAATGACGAAACGGAAAAGCATCCGGGCCTGCTCGGCGTCGCGATCAGCGGCGCGGGTTCGACGATGATCGCCTTTGCGACGGACAATTGCTCGGCGATTGCCGCGACCATGCAAGCGCGGCTGGCAGCCAGTGGCGTCGAAACGCGCGCGTTGGAAGTGAGTGTGGATAATCGCGGGCGGATGGTAGAGTGA
- a CDS encoding DUF4258 domain-containing protein, with amino-acid sequence MFEDILKLMCEYIRDDCAELTRHAYDEMNDDDLFVFDLEQCILTGSIVKRQWDDDFQDWKYVIHGLSADGEQIATIAKLAEQQKVVFITTFRL; translated from the coding sequence ATGTTCGAGGACATCCTCAAGCTGATGTGCGAATATATCCGCGATGATTGCGCGGAATTAACACGCCACGCTTACGACGAAATGAACGATGATGACTTGTTTGTCTTCGACTTGGAGCAATGCATCCTGACTGGTAGCATTGTTAAGCGCCAGTGGGACGATGATTTTCAGGATTGGAAATACGTGATTCATGGCCTGAGCGCCGATGGCGAACAGATCGCTACGATCGCCAAGCTGGCAGAGCAACAAAAGGTCGTTTTCATTACCACCTTTCGTCTATGA
- the hisD gene encoding histidinol dehydrogenase, with amino-acid sequence MIELIKLNSSDTDNAKLQRILNRTNGLNAEILARAESILHEIQTRGDAALLEFTERFDGVKLTPATLRVPREVIEELAAQVDDELIAAMRAAIHNIRTYHQHQLTRDWEIEGENGVRLGQRVSPLQIVGLYVPGGTAAYPSTVMMNAIPAQVAGVPRIVIVTPPGQFKQNPLIAATLKELGLFEVYTIGGAQAVAALAFGTATIPRVDKIVGPGNQYVAAAKKLVYGAVDIDSIAGPSEIIVVADDTARPDFVAADLLSQAEHSEDAAAILITPSETLALTVKEELARQTATLSRKAIIERSLADFGALIVVENIDAACALCSRLAPEHAEVITADCEADALKIHNAGAIFIGAYSPEPVGDYFAGTNHVLPTGGTARFSSALGVYDFLKKTSIVRYTREELMQTAGMIERLALAEGFDAHARSATLRIDS; translated from the coding sequence ATGATCGAACTCATCAAACTCAATTCATCTGATACCGACAACGCCAAGCTCCAACGCATTCTCAACCGCACCAACGGCCTCAACGCCGAAATTCTGGCGCGGGCGGAAAGCATCCTGCACGAAATCCAAACGCGCGGTGATGCGGCGTTGCTTGAATTCACCGAACGTTTCGACGGCGTTAAACTCACGCCCGCAACCTTGCGCGTGCCCCGTGAAGTCATCGAAGAACTCGCCGCCCAAGTAGACGACGAACTCATCGCCGCCATGCGCGCTGCGATTCACAACATCCGCACCTATCACCAACACCAACTCACCCGTGATTGGGAAATCGAAGGCGAGAACGGCGTGCGACTGGGCCAGCGCGTCAGCCCGCTGCAAATTGTCGGCTTGTACGTGCCCGGCGGCACGGCGGCTTATCCTTCGACCGTAATGATGAACGCGATTCCGGCGCAGGTCGCGGGCGTGCCGCGCATCGTCATCGTCACGCCGCCGGGCCAGTTCAAACAAAACCCGCTCATCGCGGCCACGCTGAAAGAGTTGGGACTGTTTGAGGTATACACCATCGGCGGCGCACAGGCCGTCGCCGCGCTCGCCTTTGGCACCGCAACGATTCCGCGCGTAGACAAGATCGTCGGCCCCGGCAACCAGTACGTCGCGGCGGCCAAGAAGCTGGTTTACGGCGCGGTGGACATTGATTCCATCGCCGGGCCTTCGGAAATCATCGTGGTCGCCGACGACACCGCACGCCCCGATTTCGTCGCGGCTGATTTGCTCTCGCAGGCCGAACATTCCGAAGACGCGGCTGCCATTCTGATCACGCCGAGCGAGACGCTGGCTTTGACAGTGAAAGAAGAACTCGCCCGGCAAACGGCTACGTTGTCGCGCAAAGCGATCATTGAACGCTCGTTGGCCGATTTCGGCGCGCTGATCGTCGTCGAAAACATTGACGCCGCTTGCGCCCTGTGCAGCCGCCTCGCCCCCGAACACGCCGAAGTTATCACGGCGGATTGCGAAGCCGACGCGCTCAAGATTCACAACGCGGGTGCGATTTTTATCGGCGCTTACTCACCCGAACCCGTCGGCGATTATTTCGCCGGAACGAATCACGTGCTGCCGACGGGCGGGACGGCGCGTTTCTCTTCGGCGTTGGGCGTGTATGACTTTTTGAAAAAGACGAGCATCGTGCGCTATACGCGGGAAGAGTTGATGCAGACGGCAGGGATGATCGAACGGTTGGCGTTGGCGGAAGGATTTGACGCGCACGCGCGCTCCGCTACGCTGCGAATTGATAGTTGA
- the hisC gene encoding histidinol-phosphate transaminase yields MTEKTINDQLSTINCIKPHVRAIKAYTLASLEAPIKINQNENPFGMPAAIKDEVLRRAAAHDWARYPEFVPTALLEKLAAYTGWRADGIMAGNGSNEMIQSVVNAVVEKGVLTVLPEPTFSVYRQVITVAGGEIASVLLKEDLTFDVPRLKAEILERKAALAIICSPNNPTGCTISRAELVDLLTSTDALIVVDQAYLEIGGENFVPLLNEHPNLVILRTFSKAMAMGGLRVGYCLAAPELITEFNKAKMPYSLNYFSMTAAEVALDKQKLLQPLVAAIQSERERLFAELGKIEGLEPVPSAANFFAVKTRVTPKELFTQLHASGILIRDVSSAPMLKDYVRISVGTPEENDALLKALKELFVE; encoded by the coding sequence ATGACCGAAAAAACGATCAACGATCAACTATCAACGATCAACTGCATTAAGCCGCACGTTCGCGCGATCAAAGCCTACACGCTCGCGTCCCTCGAAGCGCCGATCAAGATCAACCAAAACGAAAATCCATTCGGGATGCCCGCTGCCATCAAAGACGAAGTCTTGCGCCGTGCCGCCGCCCACGATTGGGCGCGCTATCCTGAATTTGTCCCGACGGCGTTGCTGGAAAAGCTGGCGGCTTACACTGGCTGGCGCGCGGACGGCATTATGGCGGGCAACGGCTCGAATGAGATGATTCAATCGGTCGTCAATGCGGTCGTCGAAAAAGGCGTGCTCACCGTGCTGCCCGAACCGACGTTTTCGGTTTATCGCCAAGTCATAACTGTTGCGGGCGGCGAAATCGCTTCGGTCTTGTTGAAGGAAGACCTAACTTTTGACGTGCCGCGCTTGAAAGCCGAAATCCTTGAACGCAAGGCTGCGCTGGCGATCATCTGTTCGCCCAACAATCCGACGGGTTGCACGATCAGCCGCGCCGAGTTGGTGGATTTGCTGACCAGCACCGACGCCTTGATTGTCGTAGACCAAGCCTATCTGGAAATCGGCGGCGAGAATTTCGTGCCGCTGCTCAACGAACATCCCAATCTCGTCATCCTGCGCACGTTTTCCAAAGCGATGGCGATGGGCGGCTTGCGCGTGGGCTATTGTCTGGCCGCGCCCGAACTCATCACCGAATTCAACAAGGCCAAGATGCCATATAGTTTGAATTATTTTTCGATGACAGCGGCGGAAGTGGCGCTGGACAAGCAAAAGTTGTTGCAACCGCTGGTCGCCGCCATACAAAGCGAGCGCGAGCGGCTGTTTGCTGAGTTGGGCAAGATTGAGGGGCTGGAACCTGTGCCTTCGGCGGCGAATTTTTTTGCGGTCAAAACCCGCGTCACGCCAAAAGAATTGTTCACGCAATTGCACGCAAGTGGCATTTTGATTCGCGATGTAAGCAGTGCGCCAATGCTGAAAGATTACGTGCGCATTAGTGTGGGGACACCGGAAGAAAACGATGCCTTGCTCAAAGCGTTGAAAGAGCTTTTTGTGGAATGA
- a CDS encoding site-specific DNA-methyltransferase, whose product MPARGKAASKPKKPSPLNDLDLTQWREYDDIWTDSLWQIPERDRTGAHLADYHGNFVPQIPYQAMRRYTKQGDVVLDTFLGSGTTLIECRRLGRHGIGIELKPALRRAAEKRIAQQDNPHDIITQALTGDSANLNATPPLIAKALQAIGKQGVQLALLHPPYHSIIQFSDRANDLSNCPTVEAFTERFGQVVDVTNQFLEPGRFLVLVIGDMYEAGEWVPLGFQCMQEVLARGYTLKSLVVKDMQGNRAKRNLENIWRYRALAGGFYIFKHEYVMFFQKGGKKNGSNSKVVEKRG is encoded by the coding sequence CTGCCCGCGCGCGGTAAAGCCGCCAGCAAACCCAAAAAACCTTCGCCGCTCAACGACCTCGATCTAACGCAGTGGCGCGAATACGACGACATCTGGACGGATTCACTCTGGCAAATCCCTGAACGCGACCGCACCGGGGCGCATCTGGCCGATTATCACGGCAATTTCGTGCCGCAGATTCCCTACCAAGCCATGCGCCGCTATACCAAGCAGGGCGATGTCGTACTCGATACCTTTCTCGGCTCCGGCACGACGCTGATCGAATGCCGCCGCCTGGGCCGCCACGGCATCGGCATCGAACTCAAACCGGCGCTGCGGCGCGCCGCCGAAAAGCGCATCGCCCAGCAAGACAACCCGCACGACATCATCACACAGGCCCTGACCGGCGACAGCGCCAACCTTAACGCCACGCCGCCGCTCATTGCCAAAGCCTTGCAGGCAATTGGCAAACAAGGCGTCCAACTAGCGCTGTTGCATCCGCCCTACCATTCGATCATCCAGTTTTCTGACCGCGCGAACGACCTTTCCAACTGCCCGACCGTCGAAGCCTTCACCGAACGCTTCGGCCAGGTTGTAGACGTCACTAACCAATTCCTGGAACCGGGCCGCTTCCTGGTGCTGGTGATCGGCGACATGTACGAAGCAGGCGAATGGGTTCCGCTGGGCTTTCAATGTATGCAGGAAGTGCTGGCGCGCGGCTACACGCTGAAAAGCCTGGTCGTCAAAGACATGCAAGGCAACCGCGCCAAACGCAATCTGGAAAACATCTGGCGCTATCGGGCGCTGGCGGGCGGGTTTTATATTTTCAAGCATGAGTACGTGATGTTTTTTCAGAAGGGTGGGAAGAAAAATGGATCAAACAGTAAAGTCGTTGAAAAGCGCGGCTGA
- a CDS encoding ThiF family adenylyltransferase, producing the protein MSRYSRQILFPGIGKAGQEKLSNACVVLIGCGALGAMHAEMLARAGVGHLRLIDRDFIEASNLHRQVLYDESDAANALPKAVAAANRLAQINSAITVEPVVKDVNYANVEALIGDADVVLDGSDNFEVRYLLNDAAVKLNKPWVYGAAVSAHGLQMTIRPGLTPCLRCVFAEMPPPGTSPTCDTAGVILPIIAVVASYQVTETLKLLTGQFDKLHGALIQFDLWQNSFTKLRLRERTPDCPTCAQGRYEFLTAHGGQLATTLCGRNAVQITPAAPHQLDLAELASQLRDAGEVQLNRYLLKFKAGTHEITVFPDARSVIKGTDDVNVARSLYARYIGA; encoded by the coding sequence ATGAGTAGATATTCCCGCCAAATCCTCTTCCCTGGCATCGGCAAGGCAGGACAGGAAAAGCTGAGCAACGCCTGCGTCGTCTTGATTGGTTGCGGCGCGCTCGGCGCAATGCACGCCGAGATGCTGGCGCGCGCGGGCGTAGGCCATTTGCGCCTGATTGACCGCGATTTCATCGAAGCCTCGAACCTGCATCGCCAGGTTTTGTATGATGAGAGCGACGCCGCCAACGCGCTGCCCAAAGCCGTCGCCGCCGCCAATCGCCTCGCCCAGATCAATTCCGCCATCACAGTCGAACCGGTCGTCAAAGATGTCAATTACGCCAACGTCGAAGCGTTGATCGGCGATGCCGATGTCGTGCTCGACGGCTCGGACAATTTTGAAGTGCGCTATTTGCTCAACGACGCGGCGGTCAAGCTGAACAAGCCCTGGGTCTATGGTGCGGCCGTCAGCGCGCACGGCTTGCAGATGACGATTCGGCCCGGCCTGACGCCCTGTCTGCGCTGCGTCTTTGCCGAAATGCCGCCGCCAGGCACATCGCCGACTTGCGACACGGCGGGCGTCATCCTGCCCATCATCGCCGTCGTCGCGTCGTACCAAGTCACCGAAACGCTCAAGCTGCTGACCGGCCAATTCGACAAACTGCACGGCGCGTTGATTCAATTCGACCTCTGGCAAAACTCGTTCACCAAACTGAGGCTGCGCGAACGAACGCCCGATTGCCCGACCTGTGCGCAAGGGCGCTACGAATTTCTCACGGCGCACGGCGGCCAATTGGCTACGACATTGTGCGGACGCAATGCCGTGCAGATCACCCCCGCCGCGCCGCATCAGCTTGATCTCGCCGAACTCGCCAGCCAACTGCGCGACGCGGGCGAAGTGCAACTCAACCGCTACCTGCTGAAATTCAAAGCGGGCACGCACGAAATCACGGTCTTCCCCGACGCGCGCAGCGTCATCAAAGGGACGGATGATGTGAATGTGGCGCGCTCGTTGTATGCGCGTTATATCGGTGCTTGA
- a CDS encoding WG repeat-containing protein — protein sequence MQCFLAFLFVFLIVVQPKPVDTQSLRPVRRNGLVGYIDQTGNFVIPPQFQEAGKFSEGLAPFRIKNKWGYINARGQVVIPAKFFQAMPFKEGLASVGIFFEEGKVIESKVGRYGYIDKTGRLAINQQFDLAIGFSDGLASVITLEGKHCFINQAGDIVFQRGEPSVEDFAEGRALFKTKGNMPDSKVGYLNKKGVVTIPPRFQWGNNFKEGCACVYENGKAGFIDADGKSFIEFKFEGCDNFSEGLAAAKLSNRWGYINNAGNFVIEPQFAEAKEFSDGTAVVSLVENGKFGAIDKSGQLFIQPRFTELSNFSGGLAWANLTNSIVVDGEPDDWAYINKQGNYIWRTSRLKLQPAHR from the coding sequence ATGCAATGTTTCTTGGCCTTCCTTTTTGTCTTTCTGATAGTCGTTCAACCCAAGCCTGTTGACACACAGTCGCTCCGCCCCGTCAGGCGTAATGGCTTGGTGGGCTACATAGATCAAACAGGTAATTTTGTTATCCCACCGCAATTTCAGGAAGCGGGGAAATTTAGTGAGGGGCTGGCTCCTTTTCGAATCAAGAACAAATGGGGCTATATCAATGCAAGAGGGCAAGTGGTCATTCCTGCCAAATTTTTCCAAGCAATGCCTTTCAAAGAAGGATTGGCCTCTGTTGGCATTTTCTTTGAAGAGGGCAAAGTAATTGAAAGCAAAGTTGGCAGATATGGCTACATTGATAAGACCGGACGTCTAGCCATAAACCAACAATTTGACCTTGCTATTGGCTTCTCAGATGGACTCGCGAGTGTCATAACTCTTGAAGGGAAACACTGCTTCATCAATCAGGCCGGTGACATAGTTTTCCAACGCGGCGAACCCTCCGTTGAAGATTTTGCCGAAGGTCGGGCGCTGTTCAAGACCAAGGGCAATATGCCCGACAGCAAAGTTGGCTACTTGAACAAAAAAGGCGTGGTAACAATTCCGCCAAGATTCCAATGGGGCAATAACTTCAAAGAAGGTTGTGCATGTGTATATGAAAATGGGAAAGCCGGTTTCATTGATGCCGATGGCAAGTCATTCATCGAATTCAAATTTGAAGGCTGTGACAACTTCTCGGAAGGGCTGGCAGCAGCCAAGCTTAGCAACCGGTGGGGCTACATCAATAATGCTGGTAACTTTGTAATCGAGCCGCAGTTCGCGGAAGCCAAAGAATTTTCAGATGGCACTGCGGTCGTTAGCTTGGTTGAAAACGGCAAGTTTGGTGCGATTGATAAATCAGGCCAGTTGTTTATTCAGCCGCGTTTCACCGAACTTTCCAATTTCTCTGGCGGACTTGCCTGGGCTAATCTCACAAATAGCATTGTAGTAGACGGTGAGCCTGACGATTGGGCCTATATCAACAAGCAAGGCAATTACATCTGGCGCACCTCTCGGCTTAAACTACAACCCGCTCATCGTTAA